A region from the Desulfitobacterium dehalogenans ATCC 51507 genome encodes:
- a CDS encoding alpha/beta-type small acid-soluble spore protein — protein sequence MGRRNRSAGILPKSVLDEFKMEVASELGLTEQIQTKGWANMTSRDCGHVGGRIGGSMVKAMIRRAEESLKNDNL from the coding sequence ATGGGTCGAAGAAATCGCTCCGCCGGCATTTTGCCCAAATCTGTTTTGGACGAGTTTAAAATGGAGGTTGCCTCCGAATTAGGTTTAACCGAACAAATCCAAACTAAGGGATGGGCTAACATGACATCCCGGGATTGCGGCCATGTAGGCGGTCGAATCGGTGGAAGTATGGTTAAAGCCATGATTCGTCGCGCAGAGGAAAGCTTAAAAAACGATAATCTTTAA
- the folE gene encoding GTP cyclohydrolase I FolE, producing MDLEKIEEAVTMILEAIGEDPRREGLLDTPKRVARMYQEVFAGLHEDPSQHLKVQFSEDHEEMIIVKDIPVYSMCEHHLVPFYGKAHVAYIPRKGKVTGLSKIARVVEGYAKRPQLQERLTGQIADSVMSMLNARGVLVVIEAEHMCMTMRGVKKPGSMTLTSAVRGIFKTNEITRSEGFALIKQ from the coding sequence ATGGATTTAGAAAAAATAGAAGAAGCAGTGACCATGATCCTGGAAGCCATTGGTGAAGATCCGAGGCGGGAAGGATTATTGGATACCCCGAAACGAGTGGCCAGGATGTATCAGGAAGTTTTTGCCGGACTTCATGAAGACCCCAGTCAGCATTTAAAAGTGCAGTTTTCTGAAGATCATGAGGAGATGATCATTGTTAAGGATATTCCGGTTTATTCCATGTGTGAGCATCATCTGGTTCCTTTTTACGGGAAAGCCCATGTGGCTTATATACCACGTAAAGGAAAAGTAACAGGTTTATCAAAAATTGCCCGGGTTGTGGAAGGGTATGCGAAACGTCCTCAACTTCAGGAACGATTAACGGGACAGATCGCCGATTCAGTGATGAGTATGCTTAATGCCCGCGGAGTCCTTGTGGTAATCGAGGCAGAGCATATGTGTATGACTATGCGGGGGGTTAAAAAGCCGGGATCTATGACCTTAACCTCTGCAGTCCGTGGGATATTTAAAACCAATGAAATCACTCGATCGGAAGGGTTTGCTTTGATTAAGCAGTAA
- a CDS encoding histidine phosphatase family protein, whose translation MIKIILTRHGETLWNIEGRVQGALDSPLTEKGVQQARKVGQRLQKEGITRIYSSDLPRAQATADEIRKALGVEEILLDPALRELSFGEWEGKNWWDLRQRYPEMFTLWDTGPHQVQIPGAESMWEVSERAWQFVQELPRLHDGETLCVVTHGMTLQLIVKKALGIPVEQWNDVPWQHNTAVNIFEFYEDGRIHPILLADHTHLDDDIKSASGFNQKRKPE comes from the coding sequence ATGATCAAAATAATATTAACTCGACATGGCGAAACCCTCTGGAATATTGAAGGTCGCGTTCAAGGAGCTTTGGATTCTCCACTTACAGAAAAGGGGGTTCAGCAGGCTCGCAAGGTGGGGCAGCGATTACAAAAAGAAGGGATCACTCGTATTTATTCCAGCGATTTACCTCGTGCTCAAGCCACTGCCGATGAAATTCGGAAGGCACTTGGGGTAGAAGAAATCCTTCTTGATCCGGCGTTACGGGAATTATCCTTCGGAGAATGGGAAGGAAAGAACTGGTGGGATTTGCGGCAACGTTATCCTGAGATGTTTACTCTTTGGGACACTGGTCCCCATCAGGTACAGATTCCCGGAGCAGAAAGCATGTGGGAGGTTAGTGAACGGGCTTGGCAGTTCGTTCAGGAATTACCTCGGCTTCATGACGGGGAAACCCTCTGTGTTGTTACCCATGGGATGACTCTGCAGCTCATTGTTAAGAAAGCTCTGGGGATTCCTGTGGAGCAATGGAATGATGTTCCTTGGCAGCATAATACGGCAGTCAATATTTTTGAGTTTTATGAAGACGGCCGCATCCACCCTATTTTACTTGCGGATCACACTCATTTAGATGATGATATTAAGTCAGCCAGTGGGTTTAACCAAAAAAGAAAGCCAGAGTAG
- a CDS encoding Fur family transcriptional regulator, which produces MVVKQEEWKDEYQKICELLRHHSYKLTPQRQTILKAFLENEDQHLSAEDTFMMVKHNYPDIGLATVYRTLDLLAELGILQKNDFGDGRSRYEFNRKDEHHHHHLICIKCGDVSEFDDDLLESLEAEIEKRNGYQVVDHDLKFYGYCNKCKSTLD; this is translated from the coding sequence ATAGTGGTAAAACAAGAAGAGTGGAAAGATGAGTATCAGAAAATATGTGAGCTTTTACGTCATCACTCCTATAAATTAACCCCTCAGCGACAAACTATTTTAAAAGCATTTTTAGAGAATGAGGATCAACACCTTAGTGCAGAAGATACCTTTATGATGGTTAAGCATAACTATCCAGATATTGGACTGGCCACGGTTTACCGCACTTTGGATCTCTTGGCGGAATTAGGTATTCTCCAAAAAAATGATTTTGGAGATGGGAGAAGCCGGTATGAGTTTAACCGTAAGGATGAGCATCACCACCACCATTTAATTTGTATCAAATGTGGAGATGTATCGGAATTTGATGATGATTTGCTGGAGTCTTTAGAAGCTGAGATAGAAAAACGCAATGGTTATCAAGTGGTTGACCATGATTTGAAATTTTACGGATATTGCAATAAATGCAAAAGCACGTTGGACTAA
- a CDS encoding phospholipase D-like domain-containing protein — MKSLFVKNEEAPLSNLSAEALYFDGKTAREKTIELITSAQKSIYIEQKIFSDPALKELIIQKAASGIEIRILLDQFETPNKATLNEFKSNNISVQYYPAQKGQTDEAKFLIVDLREAMVYSFPWSDKGFSSHNLAVNLSGRSVWKLASVFNRDWVFTTTLSLDIPKTTELAEDNIAVAANSNVKAQLLDQIQKSTTNICIIASHVTDADIVQALVDATGKGLDIKVILDSGIMPSNYPNTIENFKAAGIQIRYYNSVAHPPLDINLGIFDRNTFILSSSGWGYKAFVMNHEVSVTVPSPVASQELITRFDQDWLNSSATPPVQEPG, encoded by the coding sequence ATGAAGAGCCTGTTTGTAAAAAATGAAGAGGCCCCACTATCAAACCTTTCTGCTGAGGCCTTGTATTTTGACGGTAAAACTGCACGGGAAAAAACCATAGAGCTGATTACCTCAGCCCAAAAGTCCATATACATAGAGCAGAAAATTTTTTCTGATCCGGCACTTAAGGAGCTCATCATCCAAAAAGCTGCAAGCGGTATAGAAATAAGAATATTGCTTGACCAGTTTGAAACTCCCAACAAGGCAACTCTCAATGAATTTAAAAGCAACAATATCTCCGTACAGTATTACCCCGCCCAAAAAGGACAGACGGATGAGGCTAAATTCCTGATCGTAGATTTAAGAGAGGCCATGGTCTATTCTTTCCCCTGGTCTGACAAAGGGTTTAGTTCTCATAATCTAGCCGTTAATTTATCCGGTCGTTCCGTCTGGAAGCTGGCCAGCGTGTTTAATCGGGATTGGGTTTTTACCACAACCCTTTCACTGGATATCCCCAAAACCACTGAATTAGCTGAAGATAATATCGCCGTCGCCGCCAATTCCAATGTTAAGGCACAACTTCTCGACCAAATACAAAAGAGCACCACAAATATTTGTATCATTGCATCCCATGTGACCGACGCAGATATTGTCCAAGCTTTGGTGGATGCGACCGGAAAAGGATTGGATATTAAAGTTATCCTGGATTCCGGTATCATGCCGAGTAATTATCCGAATACAATCGAAAATTTCAAGGCTGCCGGCATTCAGATTCGATATTATAATTCGGTAGCCCATCCTCCTCTAGATATCAATCTAGGTATATTCGATCGCAATACGTTTATCTTAAGCAGCTCCGGATGGGGGTATAAGGCCTTTGTGATGAACCATGAAGTCTCCGTTACAGTTCCCTCCCCCGTAGCAAGCCAAGAATTAATCACTAGGTTTGACCAAGACTGGTTAAATAGCTCTGCTACTCCGCCCGTTCAGGAGCCGGGATAA
- a CDS encoding formylmethanofuran dehydrogenase subunit E family protein, translating into MCVEKTPWELVIDFHGHTCPDIALGYRVAQLAQREMGIRPAPDSECLVKAYTQSCALDAVQVLNKATIGRRALIIEETQHHIYQFHFTGTQEIHQFTVSSDVLDHLKALQHPDLSPRERQNKVLEGVQYVLTLEESAFCQYDKIPGELRKL; encoded by the coding sequence ATGTGCGTAGAAAAAACTCCTTGGGAACTTGTCATAGACTTTCACGGACATACTTGTCCAGATATTGCTCTCGGTTATCGGGTCGCTCAGTTAGCTCAAAGGGAGATGGGAATACGTCCCGCTCCAGACTCGGAATGCCTTGTGAAAGCCTATACCCAATCCTGTGCTCTAGATGCCGTACAGGTATTAAATAAAGCCACCATTGGACGTCGTGCACTGATTATCGAGGAAACTCAACACCATATTTATCAATTCCATTTTACGGGTACCCAGGAAATTCATCAATTTACAGTTTCCTCGGATGTTCTGGACCACCTGAAGGCCTTGCAGCATCCGGATTTAAGCCCCCGTGAAAGACAGAATAAGGTATTGGAAGGGGTTCAATACGTGCTCACTTTAGAGGAATCAGCTTTTTGTCAATATGACAAAATCCCAGGTGAGCTTAGGAAGCTTTAA
- a CDS encoding IclR family transcriptional regulator: MALRDKTNQRFKEFFEKQSKRNDGKEFEIPFSEIQRETGAANSTMKRAIETLAKEGWLEVKPGRNSRYGLFKLLHEEAEKAEELPGAPEPSSQTCESAPDFSPVLTRDSDDGSNLSNESRIHELEHLIDGLRRRLRAHEMTIALLQDRMAEIEDKLYKK; encoded by the coding sequence TTGGCCTTAAGAGATAAAACCAATCAAAGATTTAAGGAGTTTTTCGAGAAACAGTCTAAAAGGAATGATGGAAAAGAATTTGAAATCCCCTTTTCTGAAATTCAACGGGAGACTGGAGCGGCGAACAGCACCATGAAACGAGCTATTGAGACCTTAGCAAAAGAAGGTTGGCTTGAGGTAAAACCAGGTCGCAATTCTCGCTATGGATTGTTCAAGCTACTACACGAGGAAGCTGAAAAGGCTGAAGAATTACCTGGAGCCCCGGAACCCTCCTCACAAACGTGTGAGTCTGCCCCGGATTTCTCGCCTGTTCTAACCAGGGATTCGGACGATGGTTCTAACCTATCTAATGAGTCAAGAATACATGAACTGGAACATCTTATTGACGGTCTACGCCGTAGATTAAGAGCACATGAAATGACCATCGCACTACTTCAGGATCGTATGGCAGAAATTGAAGACAAGCTGTATAAAAAATAA
- a CDS encoding M28 family metallopeptidase, which produces MRKRKHGFLLLVIILFVFCSLNLPRSITPLAHYSTPASGKMSTEFSADKAYEHILHLSEKIGPRPAGSQNETKAAQYLYYMLEQYGWKVREQPFSKIVSNSNPLKPEHKIQVINSQNIIAELPGALPETILLGAHYDSADISAPGAIDNASGVGVLLEIARILGQEKHQKSYQIVFFGAEENGLVGSQYFTAQSDLSAIQWMLNLDMVGTPLEIDIAGKTSAPPELVDKVVTIARQEQIPFHISRDFVVMTREGSQGGSSDFSPFLDQGIPALGLGIAGRAEGYYHRPEDRIEQVTLQSLDTVGKFIPKLIDSVEVTGSGQKTWDSYYLPFQLGSFVLIIPTLGLRILFILIIFFTLFSISRSFRDKEPFIQGDLKEYVLVGVGIPVVAFLVSFLSGTGEWLWQFIKERVYLWQAYPGVFLILRVIMVLCALLIFLRLLRSFPQPKGGKLYWLVGVLILTLLSIILGLYRIDLAFPFLFWLFCFNLFLYYPSIVLLFIGPYFIYKTHWELLNSQQWSGFYETIHLYPIVFIVLYGLLFIPVLLGGLYILEKGKRPWDQMLKRLFIPALILGVGIVLGTGLIPNYNKTNPQPISVQKVWTESEEVVLRISSTDTLSKNLIAELDSKETKVGEDKKTLELPIPSEKPPLQANVSVTDTGGRLLNFKMAMKYGRDPYLVRIKLESKRPFKIREMDDFIPIAKLPKKIALEGKEHNGSYTLLLERTPPHQGVTQWKIAAEGIVKCSIEVVFADQSPRYSIKLPHISSEYKEVYQDVFEF; this is translated from the coding sequence ATGAGAAAAAGAAAACACGGATTTCTCTTATTGGTCATAATCCTGTTTGTATTTTGTTCATTAAATTTACCTCGGTCTATAACGCCTTTGGCACACTATAGCACCCCAGCTTCGGGAAAGATGTCAACAGAATTCTCCGCGGATAAAGCTTATGAACATATTCTTCATTTATCGGAGAAGATCGGCCCTCGACCAGCCGGGAGTCAAAATGAAACTAAAGCGGCTCAATATCTGTACTATATGTTGGAACAATATGGATGGAAGGTGCGAGAGCAGCCGTTTAGCAAGATTGTGTCCAATTCCAACCCTCTTAAACCTGAGCATAAAATCCAAGTGATCAATAGTCAAAACATTATAGCCGAATTACCAGGGGCCTTACCAGAAACCATTCTCCTTGGAGCCCATTATGATAGTGCCGATATTTCAGCTCCCGGAGCTATTGATAACGCTTCCGGGGTAGGTGTGCTGTTGGAAATAGCCCGAATATTAGGCCAGGAAAAGCATCAGAAAAGCTATCAAATCGTGTTTTTTGGAGCGGAAGAAAATGGACTGGTGGGTTCACAGTATTTTACTGCTCAAAGTGATTTATCAGCTATACAGTGGATGTTGAATTTGGACATGGTGGGCACTCCTCTAGAGATTGATATCGCCGGCAAGACATCAGCCCCTCCGGAATTGGTTGATAAGGTTGTAACTATCGCCCGTCAAGAACAAATCCCTTTCCATATCAGTCGGGATTTTGTAGTGATGACTCGGGAAGGTTCACAGGGGGGATCTAGTGATTTTAGCCCTTTCCTGGACCAAGGAATACCTGCCCTTGGTCTGGGAATCGCCGGCCGCGCGGAGGGATATTATCATCGGCCTGAGGATCGAATTGAGCAGGTCACCTTACAAAGCCTGGATACTGTGGGGAAGTTCATTCCTAAGCTTATAGATTCTGTGGAAGTGACGGGAAGTGGTCAGAAGACCTGGGACTCCTATTATTTACCTTTCCAGTTGGGATCCTTTGTCTTAATCATTCCGACTTTAGGACTTAGGATACTGTTTATCTTAATTATTTTCTTTACTTTATTCTCTATTTCGCGAAGTTTTCGTGACAAAGAACCCTTCATTCAGGGCGATCTAAAAGAGTACGTACTGGTTGGCGTGGGTATTCCTGTTGTTGCTTTTCTGGTGAGTTTTTTAAGCGGCACCGGAGAGTGGCTATGGCAGTTCATTAAAGAAAGAGTATACCTATGGCAGGCCTATCCGGGGGTATTTTTAATCCTAAGGGTCATCATGGTCCTGTGTGCACTGCTAATCTTCCTAAGACTTTTAAGAAGCTTTCCCCAGCCCAAAGGGGGGAAATTATATTGGTTGGTTGGAGTTTTGATCTTAACCCTTCTCAGCATTATTTTGGGGCTTTATCGAATCGATTTAGCATTCCCCTTCCTTTTCTGGCTTTTTTGTTTTAACCTATTCCTTTATTACCCAAGTATAGTCTTATTGTTTATTGGGCCATATTTTATTTATAAGACCCATTGGGAACTTTTAAATTCGCAACAATGGTCCGGTTTTTATGAAACTATTCATCTTTATCCTATAGTATTTATCGTACTCTATGGATTGCTTTTTATCCCGGTTCTTTTAGGTGGATTATATATCCTGGAAAAGGGAAAAAGGCCTTGGGACCAAATGCTTAAACGCCTGTTTATTCCTGCTCTTATACTCGGTGTTGGTATTGTCCTGGGGACAGGTTTGATCCCGAATTATAATAAAACCAACCCACAACCTATCAGTGTTCAAAAAGTCTGGACAGAATCGGAAGAGGTTGTACTCAGAATATCCAGTACTGATACCCTTTCCAAAAATTTAATCGCAGAGCTTGATTCTAAAGAGACCAAGGTTGGAGAAGATAAAAAAACGCTTGAGTTACCGATACCTTCCGAAAAGCCGCCTTTGCAGGCTAATGTTTCCGTCACAGATACCGGTGGACGTCTCCTGAATTTCAAAATGGCCATGAAATATGGACGAGATCCCTATTTGGTAAGGATAAAACTTGAAAGTAAAAGGCCCTTTAAAATCCGGGAGATGGATGATTTCATTCCTATTGCGAAGCTACCAAAAAAGATTGCCCTAGAAGGTAAGGAGCACAATGGCAGTTACACTCTGCTTCTTGAACGAACGCCACCTCATCAAGGGGTTACACAATGGAAAATTGCAGCTGAAGGTATTGTGAAATGCAGTATAGAAGTGGTGTTCGCTGATCAAAGTCCGCGCTACAGCATCAAATTGCCTCACATCTCCTCCGAATATAAGGAAGTTTATCAAGACGTTTTTGAATTCTAA
- a CDS encoding YpmA family protein yields MDQKTGKIELIGTQKIKVNPELYKVVDFLNKNLKEYNLMFGLSKKENIMTISVYEVE; encoded by the coding sequence ATGGATCAAAAAACAGGAAAAATAGAGCTTATAGGTACTCAAAAAATTAAAGTTAATCCAGAATTATATAAAGTGGTGGATTTTCTCAATAAAAACCTTAAAGAGTATAATCTGATGTTCGGCCTTAGCAAAAAAGAAAATATTATGACCATATCGGTCTATGAAGTTGAGTAA
- the surE gene encoding 5'/3'-nucleotidase SurE, whose translation MHILLTNDDGYFAPGLQTLYTTLAEEGYDVSIVAPDSQKSATGHSITLFEPLFITKYSLNNGIGYAVSGKPADCVKIAIQGNIIPKPDLVISGINNGPNLGTDVFYSGTVSAAMEGVLLGMPAIAVSLASFSATDYKPAAQFVAKWLQKLHLGPGLININIPPLPEKEWKGVRVTKLGKAVYENVFEHRQTPTGRDYYWQAGTVSPEVDQETDLYAVQEGYVSITPMHSDLTDYMKIKELRQSLSLGMNANK comes from the coding sequence ATGCATATTTTATTGACAAATGATGATGGGTATTTTGCACCTGGGCTCCAAACCCTATATACAACCTTAGCTGAAGAAGGATACGATGTCTCCATCGTGGCACCGGATAGTCAAAAATCTGCAACAGGTCATTCTATCACTTTATTTGAACCTTTGTTTATTACGAAGTATTCTTTAAATAATGGTATAGGATATGCTGTCAGTGGGAAACCGGCTGACTGTGTAAAAATAGCGATACAAGGTAATATTATCCCCAAGCCTGATTTAGTCATCTCCGGAATTAACAATGGTCCTAATTTGGGAACCGATGTCTTCTATTCGGGGACAGTATCCGCTGCTATGGAAGGGGTGCTTTTGGGAATGCCCGCTATTGCGGTATCCTTAGCCTCTTTTTCTGCGACCGATTACAAACCGGCGGCCCAATTTGTGGCCAAATGGTTGCAGAAACTTCACCTCGGACCCGGATTAATAAACATCAATATTCCACCCTTGCCGGAAAAGGAATGGAAAGGTGTCCGTGTCACAAAGCTTGGTAAAGCAGTTTATGAAAATGTCTTCGAACATCGGCAAACTCCCACTGGTCGAGACTACTACTGGCAAGCAGGCACTGTATCACCGGAAGTCGACCAGGAAACGGATCTCTATGCCGTACAAGAAGGGTATGTGTCCATAACTCCCATGCATAGTGATTTAACTGATTATATGAAGATTAAGGAATTACGACAGAGTCTATCTCTCGGGATGAACGCAAATAAATAG
- a CDS encoding TIGR04086 family membrane protein: protein MPKSFHFGIVFKGILLASGIALLLSFILGLLLTLTQLQESSLVYNIILGISVFIAAAISAHHAGMKGLFYGIGIGVGFILLLLFSFTVLSPDTPSWLSFGEKSIIILAAGAVGGIIGVVARG from the coding sequence ATGCCCAAATCCTTTCACTTCGGGATAGTATTCAAAGGCATTTTGCTTGCTTCTGGAATTGCCCTACTTCTTTCCTTCATTCTCGGTTTACTTCTCACCTTAACTCAACTTCAAGAATCATCCCTGGTGTATAACATAATTCTTGGCATCAGCGTTTTTATTGCTGCGGCAATTAGCGCCCATCATGCCGGTATGAAAGGACTCTTTTACGGCATTGGTATTGGAGTCGGCTTTATACTGTTACTACTCTTCTCATTTACTGTCTTAAGCCCTGACACTCCCTCCTGGCTGAGTTTCGGCGAGAAGTCCATCATTATCCTAGCTGCTGGAGCTGTGGGCGGAATAATCGGAGTAGTAGCCCGAGGATAA
- a CDS encoding YkuS family protein — MYKKIAVEDGLTNVVQELHTAGFHTMPLEDDPLRNVSAIVVKGDGTDILAEEAQFHVPVIHASGRSAEEVVEILRDRLS; from the coding sequence ATGTACAAAAAGATTGCTGTTGAGGATGGCCTCACTAACGTTGTTCAAGAATTACATACTGCAGGATTTCATACGATGCCCTTAGAGGATGATCCTCTAAGGAATGTCAGTGCAATAGTTGTCAAAGGGGATGGAACCGATATTTTAGCGGAAGAAGCCCAATTTCATGTGCCTGTAATCCATGCTTCAGGGCGTAGTGCTGAAGAAGTCGTAGAAATTCTCAGAGACCGATTATCCTAA
- a CDS encoding IS30 family transposase, with translation MSYTHLSTFDRGRLESLHKLGWSTREIAQELKRHHSTIARELQRNQINNSYTSQQAQKTYEQRRRKSKPTGKWSTSLATIINRKLKLTWSPEQIVGRLFQRQLSYKTIYRWIYQGLLIKGNLALLRHKGKRQKPKETRGRFNVGTSIHKRPKDVKKRLSFGHWELDTVVSSRGKSKGCLATFAERKTRIYLALPMEDRTAGSMEMAIRTLHGFYPIGTFKTATVDRGKEFACYPSIEKDLNLPIYFADPYSSWQRGTNENSNGLLREFFPKATDLAKVSENQVATALALINSRPRKCLNWKTPHEAFIEELSHLT, from the coding sequence ATGAGCTATACACATCTTAGCACGTTTGACCGCGGGCGGCTAGAATCCCTACATAAGTTGGGATGGTCTACCCGTGAGATTGCGCAGGAACTTAAACGACACCACTCTACAATTGCTAGAGAGTTACAACGAAATCAAATAAATAATAGCTATACCTCACAACAGGCTCAGAAAACTTATGAGCAACGTCGCCGAAAGTCAAAACCTACTGGGAAATGGTCTACTTCGTTAGCTACAATCATAAACAGAAAGCTTAAACTAACATGGTCACCAGAACAAATTGTAGGACGGTTATTTCAGAGACAGTTAAGTTACAAAACAATTTATAGATGGATCTATCAAGGGCTATTGATTAAAGGAAACTTAGCTCTCTTACGACACAAAGGGAAACGACAGAAACCCAAAGAAACCAGAGGAAGATTTAATGTTGGGACCTCGATCCATAAACGTCCAAAGGATGTCAAAAAGAGACTATCTTTTGGTCATTGGGAACTGGATACTGTAGTATCAAGCCGTGGTAAAAGTAAAGGTTGCCTCGCAACATTTGCAGAAAGAAAGACCCGCATCTATTTAGCCCTACCCATGGAAGATCGAACAGCTGGATCGATGGAGATGGCAATACGAACACTTCACGGCTTCTACCCTATAGGGACCTTTAAAACAGCCACCGTCGATCGTGGAAAAGAATTTGCTTGTTATCCATCCATAGAAAAAGACCTTAACTTACCTATATACTTTGCCGACCCTTATTCATCCTGGCAAAGAGGAACAAATGAAAACTCTAATGGGTTGTTAAGAGAGTTCTTCCCGAAAGCCACCGATTTGGCAAAGGTATCTGAGAATCAAGTGGCTACAGCCTTGGCACTCATTAATAGTCGTCCAAGAAAATGTCTTAACTGGAAAACACCACACGAAGCTTTTATAGAAGAACTGTCGCACTTAACTTGA
- a CDS encoding tetratricopeptide repeat protein: MFPLTTAKKATSDYSWLSRLKNSTWIFANKDSDSLEHCLIRLQQDSDKPLLETVKEAIDFQAYQEARDYLERIWGRYPGKEGEIQHLMARCYFGQGLIQEALICLDKALANGPESTEYLELQADCLMEKEDWRGAVDALNKAIWANPKKVENIYRLGTIYSYHGEPHEALRCFQGCCELKPHNSLYWEMKGEIHLQLEQMPQAILSFEKALRYEYNPDLKARLAYCYTQTNEHKKGIRLYRQVLKYDPDHYDSLCNLAAMYQNEGESMEALKLQERAHGLCQNDPVLLNNMAYTLVHLGRTRKATEYYQEALKLAQANPVILYNLAVCHTQKGNWDQGIEILYRLLNIDPDHSEGWALLGNIYDHLSDHELAVDCYNKALQLA; this comes from the coding sequence ATGTTTCCTCTTACAACTGCAAAAAAAGCGACAAGTGACTATTCATGGCTTTCACGACTCAAGAACTCCACATGGATATTTGCCAATAAAGACAGTGATTCCTTGGAACATTGCTTAATACGTTTGCAGCAAGACTCGGACAAGCCTCTCTTGGAAACCGTTAAGGAGGCTATCGACTTTCAAGCCTATCAGGAAGCGCGGGATTATTTGGAGCGCATCTGGGGCAGATATCCTGGCAAAGAAGGAGAAATTCAACACTTAATGGCTCGCTGCTATTTTGGGCAAGGCTTAATTCAGGAGGCATTAATATGCTTGGATAAAGCATTAGCTAATGGACCCGAAAGTACTGAATACCTAGAATTGCAGGCAGATTGCCTTATGGAAAAAGAGGATTGGCGCGGGGCAGTGGATGCATTGAATAAAGCCATATGGGCTAATCCCAAAAAAGTGGAAAATATCTATCGCTTGGGAACCATTTATTCTTACCATGGCGAACCTCACGAGGCTTTGCGTTGTTTCCAAGGATGTTGTGAACTGAAGCCCCACAATTCTTTGTATTGGGAGATGAAAGGAGAGATCCATCTTCAACTAGAACAGATGCCTCAGGCCATCTTGAGCTTTGAAAAGGCTCTGCGTTATGAATATAACCCGGATCTTAAAGCTCGCTTGGCTTACTGCTACACTCAAACCAATGAACATAAAAAAGGAATTCGTCTCTATCGTCAAGTTTTGAAGTACGATCCGGACCATTACGATTCCCTGTGCAATCTTGCGGCAATGTATCAGAATGAGGGCGAATCCATGGAAGCTCTCAAACTGCAAGAACGGGCTCATGGCTTATGTCAAAATGATCCGGTGTTACTGAACAATATGGCTTATACCCTGGTTCATTTAGGACGGACAAGGAAAGCTACAGAATACTATCAAGAAGCTCTTAAATTAGCCCAAGCCAATCCGGTCATCCTCTATAATCTAGCGGTATGCCATACCCAGAAAGGGAATTGGGATCAAGGCATTGAAATACTCTATCGACTATTGAATATCGATCCGGATCATTCTGAGGGATGGGCACTCCTGGGCAATATTTATGACCACCTCTCGGATCATGAATTAGCTGTAGATTGTTATAATAAAGCTTTGCAATTAGCGTAA